One window of Vitis riparia cultivar Riparia Gloire de Montpellier isolate 1030 chromosome 5, EGFV_Vit.rip_1.0, whole genome shotgun sequence genomic DNA carries:
- the LOC117914613 gene encoding UDP-glucuronate 4-epimerase 6 gives MASPPDTSKTTKLERYNSYIRRVNSTKLMAASSKLLFRATLLVALVLIFFFTLNYPPLSDNPHHVHTHPNFLSSAFYGSGASWEKQVRHSSTPRRPNGFSVLVTGAGGFVGTHCSLALKKRGDGVLGLDNFNDYYDPSLKRARQAMLSKHQIFIVEGDLNDAPLLSKLFDMVPFTHILHLAAQAGVRYAMQNPQSYVRSNIAGFVNLLEIAKAADPQPAIVWASSSSVYGLNTENPFSELHRTDQPASLYAATKKAGEEIAHTYNHIYGLSLTGLRFFTVYGPWGRPDMAYFFFTKDILQGKPITIYQTQDDKEVARDFTYIDDVVKGCLGALDTAEKSTGSGGKKRGPAQLRIYNLGNTSPVPVGRLVGILEGLLNVKAKKHVIKMPRNGDVPYTHANVSLAYRDFGYKPSTDLATGLRRFVKWYVSYYGIQTRVKKETLKRSDQLEESD, from the coding sequence ATGGCGTCTCCGCCCGACACAAGCAAAACCACAAAGCTAGAGCGCTATAACAGCTACATCCGCCGAGTAAATAGCACAAAACTCATGGCTGCCTCCTCCAAGCTGCTATTTAGAGCAACCCTTTTGGTGGCGTTGgtcctcatcttcttcttcaccctcAATTACCCTCCGCTTTCCGATAACCCCCACCACGTCCACACCCACCCAAACTTCCTCTCCTCCGCCTTCTACGGTTCCGGCGCCTCCTGGGAGAAACAAGTCCGCCACTCCTCCACTCCTCGCCGCCCCAACGGTTTTTCCGTCCTCGTCACTGGGGCCGGCGGCTTCGTTGGCACCCACTGCTCCCTCGCTCTCAAAAAGCGGGGCGATGGGGTCCTCGGCCTCGATAACTTCAACGACTACTACGACCCATCTCTAAAACGAGCGCGTCAAGCTATGTTGTCCAAACACCAAATCTTCATAGTTGAAGGTGACCTCAACGACGCTCCTTTGCTCTCAAAGCTCTTCGACATGGTGCCTTTCACCCATATACTCCATCTGGCTGCTCAGGCCGGTGTGCGCTATGCAATGCAGAACCCTCAGTCCTACGTGAGGTCCAACATTGCTGGCTTCGTCAACCTCCTCGAGATCGCCAAGGCCGCCGATCCTCAGCCTGCCATCGTCTGGGCGTCATCCAGCTCTGTCTATGGCCTCAACACAGAGAACCCATTTTCAGAGCTCCACCGAACAGACCAGCCAGCAAGCCTTTACGCCGCCACCAAGAAAGCCGGCGAAGAAATCGCCCACACATATAACCACATCTACGGTCTCTCACTCACCGGCCTGAGGTTCTTCACCGTGTACGGACCTTGGGGGAGACCCGACATGGCATACTTCTTCTTCACCAAGGACATACTCCAAGGAAAGCCCATAACCATATACCAGACTCAGGACGACAAGGAGGTGGCGCGTGACTTCACGTACATTGATGACGTGGTGAAGGGGTGCCTTGGAGCGCTGGACACAGCGGAGAAGAGCACCGGCAGTGGCGGAAAAAAGAGGGGTCCGGCCCAGCTGAGAATTTACAACCTGGGGAACACGTCGCCTGTACCAGTAGGGAGGCTAGTGGGTATTCTGGAAGGGCTGTTGAACGTGAAGGCCAAGAAGCACGTCATCAAGATGCCACGAAACGGCGACGTTCCATACACACACGCCAATGTGAGCCTGGCATACAGAGACTTTGGATACAAGCCCAGCACCGATTTGGCCACCGGGCTGAGGCGGTTCGTGAAGTGGTACGTTAGTTATTATGGAATTCAGACGAGGGTAAAGAAGGAAACGCTCAAAAGGAGCGACCAACTCGAGGAATCCGATTGA